The following proteins are encoded in a genomic region of Eulemur rufifrons isolate Redbay chromosome 18, OSU_ERuf_1, whole genome shotgun sequence:
- the NRSN1 gene encoding neurensin-1 — protein sequence MSSCSNVCGSKQAQAAAEGGYQRYGVRSYLHQFYEDCTASIWEYEDDFQIQRSPNRWSSVFWKVGLISGTVFVILGLTVLAVGFLVPPKIEAFGEADFVVVDTHAIQFNGALDMYKLAGAILFCIGGTSMAGCLLMSVFAKSYSKEEKFLQQKFKERIADIKAHTQPVTKAPGPGETKIPVTLSRVQNVQPLSAT from the exons ATGAGTTCTTGCAGTAACGTCTGTGGGTCCAAGCAGGCACAGGCTGCAGCCGAGGGTGGGTACCAGCGCTACGGAGTCCGGTCCTACCTACACCAGTTTTATGAGGACTGTACCGCCTCAATCTGGGAGTATGAGGATGATTTCCAGATCCAGAGATCACCTAACAGGTGGAGCTCAGTATTCTGGAAG GTCGGACTCATCTCAGGTACAGTCTTCGTGATTCTCGGATTGACTGTTCTGGCGGTGGGCTTTCTTGTGCCCCCCAAAATCGAAGCGTTTGGCGAAGCTGACTTCGTGGTGGTCGACACGCACGCCATCCAGTTTAACGGTGCCCTCGACATGTACAAGCTGGCAGGAGCCATTCTCTTCTGCATTGGGGGCACGTCCATGGCAGGGTGCCTGCTGATGTCCGTGTTTGCAAAAAGCTACTCCAAAGAAGAAAAGTTCCTTCAGCAAAAGTTTAAAGAGCGAATTGCAGACATCAAGGCCCACACCCAGCCAGTTACAAAAGCTCCGGGCCCAGGGGAAACAAAGATTCCGGTCACTTTGTCCAGGGTTCAAAATGTCCAGCCTCTATCGGCAACCTGA